AATTTggactgttggattaacatctaGTGGTTCTTGTGAAAGTGACTAATGGACAAAAATCTACTGGTTCCTGTGAAAGTGACTAATGGATGAAAAAAAAGCATGCTTTGCATACCGTTTGGATGAGCACCAAATAATTGATGTGCCCACCTTTACCCAGCCCTCGTAGTTCATTTTCACGAATCTTTCGATGAGACACGTGCAATGAAATCAGTCACCAATTAATTGGCACTCCCACGGTTGGCACGACAGCACCGGCGCAATCCAAACAAACCCCCTCCTTCGGAAGTGGTCAAGGATTACGACTATCTCCTACTCGTCGAGCCACTGTGGTTGCAGCCTCCGGCTCCCCCATCCCCGCATCACCGTGTATTGCATCATAGAAAAACTAATTAGTATAGTTTTTTCAAGAGGTACTACCTTCATTCTTGTTTATTGACGCCCTTCGTATTTTGTACTAAATTTtaaccttaaatttaactaacACAAGGTTAATTTACGTCATAAAAAATAATATCATTGAAAACCATGTTTAAATACGATTTAATAATAtaatttttttgtgacatgcatcaaTGTTTTGTTACTTAAATCTATGGTGAAAATTTAGCACAATAAATCAGGACTCGGTGGTAGTAACTCGCTAGATTTCTGcgttcaaaaaaaaaaactcgCTAGATTTCTCATGGAATGCGGTATACTCCCAGCCGACACCATGCCACCCCCTCCTCCGGGCAGTCGCGGGCGCGGCCGCGGTCGCGGAATCGGATCCCCCGTCGCCAACTCCGTGCCAACCAGTCTCGGCGCTCGCGGCCGCCACCTTCCGCGCCACCGCGTACTTTACTTTGATGTTCCCATCACCGACGGACGAGTGATCGTTTCCGTCGATTCGCATGGGCTACTCGCCGCCGCAGCCCGTTCCGGCTTGGACGACGGGCCGACGATCTTCGTCGACATAGACATGGACGGCAACTTCCTCACGGATCACCGCGTTCCCGGCGAGCCCTTCGAAAGCATGTACCACCTCATCCGCGCCGCCAGTACCCACCTGCTCGCCGCCCCCTGCCGCGATCTTCCTCGGTACGTGTGCCCCTCTCGACGCCACCACCATCAGCTTTCTATTTGCGATCGATCTAGTCGAAATCGAATTGTTTCGGGGTACGATCTATGGGGATTGATCTTGGAGGGTCTGTATCTCTGATCTAGCCTGATTGCTTCACGTCAGGtgtgagcaggaggaggaggatcaTGTGGCCGAGCCTGCATGCGCAGCACGAACAATGCAAGAACAGGACCTCTCGTCCTTGGAGGGCCTGCTCAATGCTACGACGTTGGAGGAATCGGCTTCCCCGTCCTCCTCCGTGCAGACGGAGGCTCAGCCCTGGGGCTGCCTTTCCTCGTTCCCTATGTGGGCACTGGCCCAGTTTGATTGGGGGATCATATTTTTCACCAGGGTCGACCTCAAGGGATCTTTCCACACGAATCCTCGCGCGGGCGGGCCGTTTCAGAGCTTGCGGGAAGCTTATGACGCTATAGATCGCTATCTTGAAGAACATCGGCATCCAACAATGTAACCTTTCTCAACTTCATTCTagatttccattgttctatttcttCATTGCGAATTTGCGATGCTACTAGTTCACCCTAAACCTATTTTTGAGCTGATGACGTCAACATGTTCCTCCCTTCTCTGAAGACTACCAATCATATGTGCATATCCTCTGATTTTAAACTAGGTTCACTGGTGTTTCTCGACTGGAAAGGGTGGTAAGACTGTCTCTTAACTGTCCTGATGGCACAAGGAAGAAGCTTTTGGAATCGCAGCAAATGGATGGAAGGCGCGATTGGAAGCGACAGTTGGTTCAAACTTTGGTGGACAAGCATAATGATTACCACCATCTTTCAGGGGTTTGATCTCTGTTCCCTCTCTCCCTCACTGCCTCTGTCATTTGGCCAGGGTTGCACTGTGTCGGTGTCTTATTCATCTAACAGTTGGTTGCTGATCAGATTGATGTTTCTTAATTTCAGGATCTTGCATATGAACTCAAAGATGTTGTGCGCTTCGAATCAGTTGCTGGGGGCAATGGCCATAGGTACTATCATATCAATTTCACTATGAAGACTAAAGGAGCTGATGATAGTAACTCTGTTGGTGAAGATTTATTCTTTGCTGAAGTCAAAATCAAGGGTGGAGAATATGTAGAACTGGTGGTCAGCTGTTTCTGCATGGTTGAACCTAATGACAATGGTATTCTGTACTCTTTTTTTACCTTACATATTATTGAAATATCTCATCGCTTATCCTTCTTTCCCCCGTCAATTGTCAGTCATTCCCTGTGGTTGTGCTTTGTTGATTTACTCGGCAGTGGCAGTTAAATAACAATTTCCTCCTTGAAACATAAATAAAGGTCATTGCTACGGTTGTGATGTGAAGCACCCCAACAATCCTGCTGCATATACTGGCGCCAAAGCTAGCTCTCAGTGTGCATGCTCTCTATTTGGTAATATGGGATTGCCGGTCCGTGACGAAAGCGTACGTATAACGACGGTTTGTTCATTCCCTGCAGAGCTGCTGTTTAACATTCTGTTGCTCTGTTCATTACTAACTTCAATGTCTGTATAGTTGGAAGAGGAGGAAAGAAGGGTAAGGCGTTTCTACGAGACCCAGGTAACGAATGACACTTCTTATGCGGCAGCATAGCACCATTTGCAGCAAGATGATGTTGGTTCCTTGGTTGATTgttctttgcttgcttgtgtgttgtattTTGTTTAGGGTCTCGATGATCCGGATTTCGTGGAGAAAGAGAGAGCGAGGGCACAGATGCCAGGCAAACCGTTCAGCCCTGCTGATTGTGTGCTTGAATATCGGGCTGTGCCAACCACCGGGAAGACTAATAAGTAGGGCGCTCGAGTGGAAGGCTATGGAATCCCTTTTGAGCTTTCATGTGACTGAAGGAACATGGTTACTGTACAGTGTGTTTTGGACCTTTAGTGTTAAGCTTGTCAGGCTGTAGGCTCAAGTATGTATGTCCTGTGGCTAAGACACCAAAAGGGAAAGGACGTTTGGCTTGAGATGTTATTAGTGGTTGCTCATCAGAATTGGATCCAGAGACATCAAAGAAATCTCTATCAGATTCATCAGCCAACAATTAAcagccaaacacacacacacacacacacagacaataGTAGTAGTCAAAACATACACAAAGTACTAGCAGTCAAGAACTCTATTCCCAAACATATATATACAGAGATGCGTAGCAGATATCATACGAAAACGGCAAAAAGGGTGTTACCTGAATCTAAGGCGAAGAACTAAACACAACAAAATCACACGCACCATTACATAGTTCCATTTAACCACTCAGCAAAGGCCAACTAAGCAGGCAACAGTAATGCAAGCTTCCATGCTCGATCCCAGGAGAACAGAACTTCAGGCTGTACATCTGGAAGGCAAGGCTGGTCCATGGCGTGATTCAGTCGGTCTCATGGTCTGGGCGAGGGGTATACCAGTCGGGGAACCTCCCCATTCTTCTGAGCAGCCTCGTGTAAGGAGACTCCGGCATGAGAGCCTCCTCATCCTCGTCCATCTCTTCCTGCGTTTTCGGCAGCCCGTCGGGGACGGGGAAAGGCCTCGGCTTCGCTGTTTGCCCCGGGGAGTTTGATGGCGCCGAATTGTGAGCTCTCTCGGCCATCTTCTTCCGTAGGTCTGACCGATGATGGATGCTGCTTATAAGGTACCTCGGGTCTGACCGCGAGTCCTTCACCATCCTTGAGATTTCTTCTTGCGGTAGCTCTTGCTGGGAAATGGAGAAGTGTGGTTAGTTGGATTGGATCGCCACAAGTAGCACGCAATGGTACTAAATATCTTGAAGAGAGTACATAATGCTCATCGGCTCATGATGGATTTGGCAACTTTGATCTATGAAAAGATCATTTTGGTCGGTGCATACCTCGAGTTTGTTGAGTTCAAAGTAGGCATCCCAGCAGCTGCAGCAATCATCACCCTCAAGGGTCGTGCAATAATCTGTACCCAGATAAgaagaaccaccgttagaattcttTTAGATCCAACTAACACTGTTCAAATTCAGATTCAGTAACTTCTTATCGCTTAGAAATCTGTTATGAAATACTCCTACAATTGTTACACCTCTGATTTATGGGTCGATTTGGCACGCACACACAAAACTTAGGATTGGAGTCCTGACTGTAAATGACGCAATTCACATCTCAGGCTCGCTGATTAATCTGAAACTATTTAGCTCCCGCCATTAGCACTCTACTATATATTTGACTTCGTTACCACCATGAAACTGGCACTCGAATTTTTACACCAAACCAACAAGCTTTCAACAGTAAAAAAATTAATGAACACGCGAAACACTAAACAAGCAAGCTACAGAACCGAAACCAGATCTAAGCCTGAACAAAACCACCACTGGTCGGTTTAAGCCTTGGCAGGAAGCCGCATCACACTCACAcgcactaaaaaattcagaaaaataacacGTACAGTAATAAATTAGGAACTCGGGTAGTACTGGAAGAGGGAATCAGAGAAGAAGTATCATAGCAGGATACCTGTGATCTGGTCCTTGGTGCGCTGGACCAGAGGCTTCTCCTGCTTGAAGAACTCGTCGAGGATGCTGCGGCTGGAGCTGAAGGGCTCCCGCTTCGGGATCGAGCCGTAGTCCCGCAGCACGCGCACCGCCACCGAGCGCCGCCCGGGCGTGGCCGAGGTGGCGGTGACGGTGGCAGTGGCGGGGTACGCgggcgtcgtcgccgtcgccggcggcAGCGGCCGGAGAGCGGTGGATGAGAGCATTTTGGTGTTTGGTCCTTGTCTCGTCGGTTTCACTTCGGCGGGTTTGGATTGGCTCGAAGTTTTCTATATAAAGGAGGAACGGGGAGAGCAGAATGGATAAGGATCGGTTCTGAACCTGAGATCTAGTCTAGGTGTCACAGGGAAAATTATTGTAGTTATTTGGCCCTCTTGCCATATAACCTCATAATATAGAATTTTAGCATACACATCCTTACTAAGTCTTTTTTTCAATCTTATGAAGAAACTTCACATCCGTTTCAGAGGATGAGATCCAACCTCAGTGTCAAAGGACAAATTGCAAAGACCATTTTGAAACATGTAACCACATGTGCATTAGGATTTAGGCATGTGATGTGCTCCTGTAGTTCCTATTTGCAGTACAAGTAGTATATCACAAGTTTCATTATTATTTTTGCGAAACAAGTTTGAAGATTCATTAGTCACTAAACCCGCCACCGTGGGTGTATGCACGAGTGTTCTTTGATTTTCTTGTGATGCAACCAAACGAAACTAAATCCTTTAAGATTTATTTCTTTCGAAAATAGCAATTACCCTGCATTTATTAAGAAGAAAAAAGTTGCtcagttttttttttgcggggagaaAAGCATTTCATTAATTGATTATGGTTTTACATTCCTCACTAATGATAGTGCTAATCTCCTGGGGTACATTAGAGAGCCAGCATGCAGTGCGTTGTTGGCCACGGCCAATGGCTGCCAATGGGTACATTAGAGTTGCTCAGTTAATTTAGAAAATCCTTTAAAATTCAAATAGGCATAGCATTGTAATTCTATATTTTACTACTTCTATGTTATCGAAATCCCGTGAATCAAAGAGCCCTAAACATACAGTCTAGAATGTTTTATGAATTGCACCTGGCAGCCTCTCAAATAGAGAAATATATCTTTTCA
Above is a window of Triticum dicoccoides isolate Atlit2015 ecotype Zavitan chromosome 5B, WEW_v2.0, whole genome shotgun sequence DNA encoding:
- the LOC119311935 gene encoding CCG-binding protein 1-like, encoding MLSSTALRPLPPATATTPAYPATATVTATSATPGRRSVAVRVLRDYGSIPKREPFSSSRSILDEFFKQEKPLVQRTKDQITDYCTTLEGDDCCSCWDAYFELNKLEQELPQEEISRMVKDSRSDPRYLISSIHHRSDLRKKMAERAHNSAPSNSPGQTAKPRPFPVPDGLPKTQEEMDEDEEALMPESPYTRLLRRMGRFPDWYTPRPDHETD
- the LOC119306269 gene encoding uncharacterized protein LOC119306269, with the translated sequence MPPPPPGSRGRGRGRGIGSPVANSVPTSLGARGRHLPRHRVLYFDVPITDGRVIVSVDSHGLLAAAARSGLDDGPTIFVDIDMDGNFLTDHRVPGEPFESMYHLIRAASTHLLAAPCRDLPRCEQEEEDHVAEPACAARTMQEQDLSSLEGLLNATTLEESASPSSSVQTEAQPWGCLSSFPMWALAQFDWGIIFFTRVDLKGSFHTNPRAGGPFQSLREAYDAIDRYLEEHRHPTMFTGVSRLERVVRLSLNCPDGTRKKLLESQQMDGRRDWKRQLVQTLVDKHNDYHHLSGDLAYELKDVVRFESVAGGNGHRYYHINFTMKTKGADDSNSVGEDLFFAEVKIKGGEYVELVVSCFCMVEPNDNGHCYGCDVKHPNNPAAYTGAKASSQCACSLFGNMGLPVRDESLEEEERRVRRFYETQGLDDPDFVEKERARAQMPGKPFSPADCVLEYRAVPTTGKTNK